A genomic segment from Nitratiruptor sp. YY08-10 encodes:
- a CDS encoding ROK family protein, whose protein sequence is MKLALDIGGTYIRWEMANGIKGKERLDKIDLQTFIQDLIKKGKITHMGISYAGQVFRNEILSAPNIHATFDPKKMGIPYVIENDLKCAVLAEAQFFNASCITALYSGTGLGSATIDQNRIVRGFRNLAGEIGHIPYKKAPFRCGCGKDNCIELFASGSGLQKWANYLKTEATLKNKVLYALYTEALLYATATVLTLFNPSVLVLGGGVIKNSPDIIGVIQEKIESFSPPFSLKDVQIKLTQLEDASLEGIKILLERLP, encoded by the coding sequence ATGAAACTGGCTCTTGATATAGGAGGTACATACATCAGGTGGGAGATGGCAAACGGCATAAAGGGGAAAGAACGGCTCGATAAAATTGATTTGCAAACATTTATTCAAGATTTGATCAAAAAAGGGAAAATTACTCATATGGGGATTTCCTATGCCGGACAGGTTTTCAGGAATGAGATTTTATCTGCTCCCAATATCCATGCCACTTTTGATCCAAAAAAAATGGGTATACCATATGTTATAGAAAATGATCTCAAATGTGCCGTTTTAGCTGAAGCTCAATTTTTTAACGCCTCCTGCATTACAGCTCTCTATTCCGGCACAGGTCTTGGCAGCGCTACAATCGATCAAAATAGAATTGTTCGGGGTTTTAGAAATTTAGCAGGTGAAATCGGTCATATTCCGTATAAAAAGGCTCCTTTTCGTTGTGGGTGTGGAAAAGATAACTGTATTGAGCTTTTTGCATCAGGCAGCGGCTTGCAAAAGTGGGCAAACTATCTAAAAACAGAGGCGACGCTAAAAAACAAAGTGCTCTATGCGCTCTATACTGAAGCACTTTTGTATGCAACTGCAACTGTTTTGACACTTTTTAATCCTTCTGTTTTGGTTCTGGGAGGGGGTGTCATAAAAAACAGTCCTGATATAATCGGTGTGATACAAGAAAAGATTGAGAGTTTTTCTCCCCCATTTTCTTTGAAAGATGTGCAAATCAAACTTACGCAACTTGAAGATGCCTCTTTGGAGGGAATAAAAATTTTATTAGAAAGGCTTCCATGA
- the glgA gene encoding glycogen synthase GlgA gives MKQILFCASEMTPFAKTGGLADVASALPKYLKKLGHNVKVVLPRYYTINKNDLEFVIGNIGVDMGPLGTLWCGAYKTIYEEVEVYFIDYEIFFGRANLYTDYNGYSYPDNDARFIFFSKAALELARALDFKPDIVHANDWHTAAQPILLNTLLRNDPFFQKTASVFTIHNLQHQGVFAKSAFEYLGIGWEHFNMYEMEALGALNLMKGAIYHADKITTVSPKYAQEIQTPQFGFGLQEHIKAHAYKLFGILNGVDYDEWNPKTDPFIAKNYDIDDLSGKKVCKIDLQKSFHLAQKDDIPLIGFVGRFAQQKGIELIAAAMHELVHLPLQMVFLGSGEKWAEGFFQDIASRYENVGCYVGYSNELAHKIEAGSDLFLMPSLFEPCGLNQIYSLRYGTLPIVRAVGGLDDTIQNYEPHTKTGDGFKFYDATKEALIGTVRWAVDTWLHDKEGVHTMIHTAMSKRFDWQRSAKEYERVYELAMETKQ, from the coding sequence ATGAAACAGATTCTCTTTTGCGCTTCAGAGATGACACCATTTGCTAAAACCGGTGGCTTGGCCGATGTAGCTTCGGCTCTGCCAAAATATCTGAAGAAACTGGGACACAACGTTAAAGTTGTCCTGCCGCGATACTACACGATTAATAAAAATGATTTGGAGTTTGTTATTGGAAATATCGGTGTGGATATGGGACCACTTGGCACGTTGTGGTGCGGTGCATACAAGACTATCTATGAAGAAGTAGAAGTCTATTTTATCGATTATGAGATCTTTTTTGGTAGAGCTAATCTCTATACAGACTATAATGGTTACTCTTATCCGGACAATGATGCGCGTTTTATCTTCTTTTCCAAAGCGGCACTGGAACTTGCAAGAGCTTTGGATTTCAAGCCAGACATTGTCCATGCGAATGATTGGCACACTGCAGCCCAACCGATACTGCTCAATACTCTTTTGCGAAATGACCCTTTCTTTCAAAAAACCGCTTCTGTTTTTACGATACACAATCTCCAGCATCAAGGCGTCTTTGCTAAAAGTGCTTTTGAATATCTGGGAATTGGCTGGGAACACTTTAATATGTACGAAATGGAGGCCCTTGGAGCGCTTAATCTCATGAAAGGCGCAATCTATCATGCAGACAAAATCACAACAGTAAGCCCCAAGTATGCCCAAGAGATACAGACGCCCCAGTTTGGTTTTGGTTTGCAAGAGCATATCAAAGCCCATGCATATAAGCTTTTTGGAATATTAAACGGGGTCGACTATGATGAGTGGAATCCAAAAACGGATCCCTTTATAGCAAAAAACTACGATATCGACGATCTTAGCGGTAAAAAAGTGTGTAAGATAGATTTGCAAAAAAGCTTTCATCTTGCCCAAAAAGATGATATTCCACTTATTGGTTTCGTGGGACGATTTGCACAGCAAAAAGGAATAGAGCTGATAGCTGCAGCCATGCATGAATTGGTACATCTGCCTTTGCAGATGGTCTTTTTAGGCAGCGGAGAAAAATGGGCGGAAGGTTTTTTCCAAGATATTGCAAGTCGATATGAAAATGTTGGCTGCTATGTGGGATACTCCAATGAGCTTGCCCACAAGATTGAAGCAGGAAGTGATCTTTTCTTGATGCCAAGTCTCTTTGAGCCATGTGGACTCAATCAGATCTACTCTCTTCGCTATGGAACACTTCCAATTGTGCGTGCTGTCGGCGGACTTGATGATACGATCCAAAACTATGAACCCCACACAAAAACGGGAGATGGTTTCAAGTTTTACGATGCGACCAAAGAGGCTCTCATCGGAACTGTTCGCTGGGCTGTCGATACGTGGCTGCATGACAAAGAGGGAGTACATACAATGATCCATACCGCTATGAGCAAGCGGTTCGACTGGCAAAGAAGCGCTAAAGAATATGAAAGAGTCTATGAACTGGCAATGGAGACAAAACAATGA
- the glgB gene encoding 1,4-alpha-glucan branching protein GlgB has protein sequence MICHDVTRFSDFDIYLFKEGTHTKLYEKFGAHIMQYQGENGVYFAVWAPHAKYVSVVGDFNGYNATAHPLKKREDESGIWEGFTIEAKIGQTYKYHIITPYDTVLLKADPYAFYAEKPPKSASRIWSLKGYGWKDSQWMQKRAKTNIHESPMNIYEVHLGSWRRKDDGSYLSYTEAAKELAQYLVKLGYTHVELLPITEYPFKGSWGYQVSGYYAPTARYGTPQEFMEFVDIMHSHGIGVILDWVPSHFVTDGHGLIAFDGTALYEYADPKKGYHPEWKSAVFDYGKNEVRAFLISSAHFWLEKYHIDGIRVDAVASMLYLDYGRKEGEWEPNIYGGNENLEAISFLKQLNESCYGTFEGITMIAEESTAFPGVTKPVFAGGLGFGYKWNMGWMHDTLKYFKTDPLFRKYHHNQITFSMWYAYDENFILPLSHDEVVHMKGSLINKMPGDINQKLANLKALFGYMAAHPGKKLLFMGGEFAQFKEWNFDGELQWELLQDPKHKALQRMLQDLNTLYKTTPALYQWDEKREGFIWLNEKDWERSVLSFARVAKDGTIVVVCNFADTQYENYILPVPKKGEYKEIFNSQHPKYLGWDCYPDRFLQSEPMECCGFENSITITLPALSVIYLRLTS, from the coding sequence ATGATTTGCCATGATGTAACGCGTTTTAGCGATTTTGATATATATCTATTCAAAGAGGGAACTCATACGAAACTGTATGAAAAATTTGGTGCTCATATTATGCAATATCAAGGGGAAAATGGGGTCTATTTTGCCGTATGGGCGCCTCATGCAAAATATGTAAGCGTTGTGGGGGATTTTAACGGTTACAACGCTACCGCTCATCCTCTTAAAAAAAGAGAGGATGAAAGCGGAATATGGGAAGGCTTTACGATTGAAGCAAAGATTGGTCAAACCTACAAATACCATATCATCACTCCCTATGACACTGTTTTGCTCAAAGCAGACCCCTACGCATTTTATGCAGAAAAGCCTCCAAAGTCGGCTTCAAGGATCTGGTCTTTAAAGGGATATGGCTGGAAAGATAGCCAATGGATGCAAAAAAGAGCCAAAACAAACATTCACGAATCACCAATGAACATCTACGAAGTACATTTGGGCTCTTGGAGAAGAAAAGATGATGGAAGTTATCTAAGCTACACGGAAGCTGCAAAAGAATTAGCCCAGTATCTAGTAAAGTTGGGATATACCCATGTGGAGCTACTGCCCATTACCGAATATCCTTTCAAAGGGTCCTGGGGCTATCAGGTAAGCGGTTACTATGCTCCAACTGCAAGGTATGGCACACCGCAAGAGTTTATGGAGTTTGTGGATATTATGCATTCTCATGGAATTGGTGTCATACTGGATTGGGTGCCCTCGCACTTTGTCACGGATGGGCACGGACTCATCGCTTTTGATGGAACGGCTCTGTATGAGTACGCTGATCCTAAAAAAGGCTATCATCCAGAGTGGAAAAGCGCCGTTTTCGATTATGGCAAAAACGAAGTACGAGCTTTCTTGATCTCATCAGCGCATTTTTGGCTTGAAAAGTATCATATCGATGGTATCCGAGTAGATGCAGTAGCAAGTATGCTCTATCTTGATTATGGAAGAAAAGAAGGGGAGTGGGAGCCAAACATCTATGGGGGCAATGAAAATTTAGAAGCGATCTCGTTTTTAAAGCAGCTTAACGAGAGTTGTTACGGCACATTTGAAGGCATTACAATGATTGCAGAAGAATCCACTGCATTTCCTGGTGTTACAAAACCAGTCTTTGCAGGAGGACTTGGCTTTGGATATAAATGGAATATGGGCTGGATGCATGATACTCTCAAATACTTCAAAACCGATCCCCTCTTTCGCAAATATCATCACAACCAGATCACTTTTTCCATGTGGTACGCCTATGATGAGAACTTTATTTTGCCTCTGAGCCATGATGAAGTAGTCCATATGAAAGGCTCGCTCATCAACAAAATGCCAGGAGACATCAATCAAAAACTGGCAAACTTAAAAGCTCTTTTTGGATATATGGCAGCCCATCCAGGCAAAAAACTTCTTTTTATGGGAGGAGAGTTTGCCCAGTTCAAGGAGTGGAATTTTGATGGAGAGCTTCAGTGGGAACTTTTGCAAGATCCCAAACATAAAGCTTTGCAAAGGATGTTACAAGATCTCAACACCCTTTACAAAACTACTCCGGCTCTGTATCAATGGGATGAAAAAAGAGAGGGGTTTATCTGGCTCAATGAAAAGGATTGGGAACGAAGTGTTTTGAGTTTTGCAAGAGTAGCAAAAGATGGGACCATCGTTGTTGTGTGCAATTTTGCCGATACCCAGTATGAAAACTATATTCTGCCCGTTCCAAAGAAAGGAGAATACAAAGAGATTTTTAATTCCCAACATCCAAAATATCTGGGATGGGACTGCTATCCAGACAGATTTTTGCAAAGCGAGCCAATGGAGTGCTGTGGATTTGAAAATTCCATCACTATAACTCTTCCAGCCTTAAGTGTGATTTATTTACGATTAACTTCATAG
- a CDS encoding carboxymuconolactone decarboxylase family protein, translating into MGKMAQKLEDIKRLIGKLQQQQPENIKNFLGFMTSVEKEGALSTKQKELVNVALAVAAQCEWCIALHVKGALDAGASKDEILEAAMQAVLMHGGPALMYMTPVEEALEEFSHE; encoded by the coding sequence ATGGGCAAAATGGCACAAAAACTAGAAGATATCAAAAGACTCATCGGCAAACTGCAGCAGCAGCAACCTGAGAATATCAAAAATTTTCTGGGTTTCATGACAAGCGTAGAAAAAGAGGGAGCGCTTTCTACCAAGCAAAAGGAGCTTGTCAATGTAGCTCTTGCAGTTGCTGCACAGTGCGAATGGTGTATAGCGCTCCATGTCAAGGGAGCTTTGGATGCAGGAGCCAGTAAAGATGAGATTTTGGAAGCTGCTATGCAGGCGGTTTTAATGCATGGAGGACCGGCTCTCATGTATATGACACCAGTAGAAGAAGCTTTAGAGGAGTTTAGCCATGAATAG
- a CDS encoding thiamine pyrophosphate-dependent dehydrogenase E1 component subunit alpha — MNSARVKTFYYLMKLGREFELAAKQEYMKGNIAGFLHLDIGQEACSVGSMQAFDKGDVFTHYREHVLAIARGMDPKVVMAELFGKATGVSKGKGGSMHLFDPTLSFYGGDAIVAGHLPIATGCAYARKVQGEKAGVFAIFGDGATNAGAFFESINIAAAWKLPLIFFCENNYYAIGTRIGWVSPFEELFNKAKNYMPAKRIDGMDVCEVYKAVTEAKEYLENGLGPYFIEAETYRYEGHSMSDNGKYRSEEEMEIFKSRDPIEKLKREAIALGIVEESYFDETDKKIEQEINEAIEFAANSPEPELNELYEDVYCKECTNVVS; from the coding sequence ATGAATAGTGCAAGAGTCAAAACCTTTTATTATCTGATGAAACTTGGTCGAGAATTTGAATTGGCTGCAAAGCAAGAATACATGAAAGGCAACATTGCAGGCTTTTTGCATCTCGATATAGGGCAGGAAGCCTGCAGTGTTGGAAGTATGCAAGCCTTTGACAAAGGCGATGTCTTTACTCACTATAGAGAGCATGTTTTGGCAATTGCCAGAGGTATGGATCCAAAAGTAGTTATGGCAGAGCTTTTTGGAAAGGCAACGGGAGTGAGCAAAGGCAAAGGTGGCTCGATGCACCTTTTTGATCCTACGCTCAGTTTTTATGGAGGCGATGCGATAGTTGCCGGGCATCTGCCGATTGCTACAGGGTGTGCGTATGCGAGAAAAGTGCAAGGAGAAAAAGCCGGCGTCTTTGCCATCTTTGGTGATGGTGCCACCAATGCAGGAGCCTTTTTTGAAAGCATCAACATAGCAGCTGCCTGGAAACTGCCACTCATCTTTTTTTGTGAAAATAACTATTACGCAATAGGTACACGTATCGGATGGGTGAGTCCTTTTGAAGAGCTTTTTAACAAGGCAAAAAACTATATGCCTGCTAAAAGAATCGATGGTATGGATGTGTGTGAAGTATATAAAGCTGTAACGGAGGCCAAAGAGTATCTTGAAAATGGTTTGGGGCCTTATTTCATTGAAGCTGAAACTTACCGCTATGAGGGACACTCAATGAGTGACAACGGAAAGTATCGCAGTGAAGAGGAGATGGAGATTTTCAAATCTCGAGATCCGATAGAAAAGCTTAAAAGAGAAGCTATTGCTCTAGGTATTGTGGAAGAGAGTTATTTTGATGAAACGGATAAAAAGATCGAACAAGAGATTAATGAGGCAATAGAGTTTGCTGCAAACTCTCCTGAGCCAGAACTAAATGAACTCTATGAAGATGTATACTGCAAGGAGTGCACAAATGTTGTATCGTGA
- a CDS encoding alpha-ketoacid dehydrogenase subunit beta — MLYREALNRAIDEAMAADESVVILGEDVGRYGGSYRVSEGLFAKYGAKRVIDTPIAELSIVGNAIGMAIGGLRPIAEIMTVNFSLLAMDQIVNHAAKFRYMSGGKMTIPLTVRMPGGVSRQLAAQHSESYETLYASIPGLIVLAASNATYAYHALKHAIFLNDPVIFLEHELLYPMEMEFEEKANFDPFKAEVVKEGDDLTILTYLKMRYDVLEAVPTIEKELGISVEVIDLNSLRPLDMKTISNSIKKTKRVVLVEEDHKTGGYGAEVIARITEELFYELDAPPLRIAGEDVPIPYNRTLELASIPTPDKIAAQIKLWGQNHGL; from the coding sequence ATGTTGTATCGTGAAGCGCTAAACAGGGCCATTGATGAAGCGATGGCAGCAGATGAAAGTGTTGTCATTTTAGGTGAGGATGTTGGACGCTATGGTGGAAGTTATCGTGTCAGTGAAGGACTCTTTGCAAAGTATGGAGCAAAAAGGGTAATTGATACGCCGATTGCGGAGCTTAGTATCGTTGGAAATGCCATAGGAATGGCGATTGGGGGACTTAGACCAATAGCCGAAATTATGACAGTCAACTTTTCACTCCTTGCTATGGATCAAATTGTCAATCATGCTGCCAAGTTTCGCTATATGAGCGGTGGAAAAATGACGATTCCACTCACTGTTAGAATGCCAGGAGGTGTTTCACGCCAGCTCGCAGCGCAGCACAGCGAAAGTTATGAGACGCTCTATGCCTCCATTCCTGGTCTTATAGTCTTGGCAGCAAGTAATGCAACTTATGCCTACCATGCCCTAAAGCACGCGATTTTTCTCAATGATCCGGTCATCTTTTTGGAGCATGAACTGCTCTATCCTATGGAGATGGAGTTTGAAGAAAAAGCAAATTTCGACCCATTCAAAGCCGAAGTTGTCAAAGAAGGAGATGATTTAACAATCCTTACATATTTAAAAATGCGATACGATGTGCTTGAAGCAGTTCCTACAATCGAAAAAGAGCTAGGGATTTCAGTAGAAGTGATCGATCTTAATTCTCTCAGACCTCTTGATATGAAAACGATTTCAAACTCTATCAAAAAAACAAAAAGAGTTGTGTTAGTAGAAGAAGATCATAAAACCGGAGGCTATGGTGCTGAAGTGATAGCAAGAATCACAGAAGAACTCTTTTATGAACTAGATGCTCCTCCTCTTAGAATTGCAGGAGAAGACGTGCCAATTCCTTATAACAGAACTCTTGAACTTGCCTCTATTCCAACACCAGACAAAATTGCAGCACAAATCAAGCTTTGGGGACAAAACCATGGACTATAA
- a CDS encoding 2-oxo acid dehydrogenase subunit E2 → MDYKIVMPVLSDTMDKGKLIKWHVHEGDTVHKGDVIAEVESDKAIMEVQTFKDGVVKKLLVKEGDEVPVKEPIAILDTETKPQAPTKKEQAKEEPSKEESKVVQKSEIPSILQELMPTSAPPVEGYASPAAKKAAAKANIDIETLQKEGVLPKPAHLKDISEELLKRYFTPKALHLLKEYGIEANSFTLDHKIDEEEVQDFIMKNNIPKPFPLSSNRKAVIKNVEESAKKPTYLVMETFDIKPYKNVKLTSILIKTIADVMQRHPLTRAILEGDRYLIYPSSNISVAVAKGDDLFMVVCKDAQQKSLEAIDEWVRNLKNRDYSAEELSGSTFGISNLGMFGIKRFSAMINKKDSGIAAFGTLYDGKIDVTFTFDHRILNGVDAAKFVSDLKNSFKGNG, encoded by the coding sequence ATGGACTATAAAATTGTGATGCCGGTTCTATCTGATACGATGGATAAAGGAAAACTCATTAAATGGCACGTTCACGAAGGAGACACAGTTCATAAAGGCGATGTAATAGCAGAAGTGGAGAGTGATAAGGCAATTATGGAAGTACAAACCTTTAAAGATGGAGTGGTAAAAAAACTGCTTGTCAAAGAAGGAGATGAGGTCCCGGTTAAAGAGCCTATAGCAATCCTCGATACGGAGACAAAGCCCCAAGCTCCTACAAAAAAAGAGCAGGCAAAAGAAGAGCCATCCAAAGAGGAGTCCAAAGTTGTTCAAAAAAGCGAAATTCCCTCAATTCTTCAAGAATTGATGCCCACTTCGGCACCGCCTGTGGAAGGATACGCTTCACCAGCGGCAAAAAAAGCGGCAGCAAAAGCAAATATTGATATAGAGACTCTACAAAAAGAGGGAGTTTTACCAAAGCCTGCACATCTAAAAGATATTAGCGAAGAGCTTCTGAAGCGATACTTTACGCCAAAAGCATTGCATTTATTGAAGGAATATGGAATCGAAGCAAACAGCTTTACACTCGATCATAAAATCGATGAAGAAGAGGTTCAAGATTTTATCATGAAAAACAATATTCCAAAACCATTTCCCCTCTCCTCTAACCGAAAAGCTGTTATAAAAAATGTGGAAGAATCTGCCAAAAAACCAACCTATCTGGTTATGGAGACATTTGATATTAAACCATATAAAAACGTCAAACTCACTTCAATTCTCATTAAAACCATTGCTGATGTGATGCAGCGCCATCCTTTAACCAGAGCCATACTAGAGGGAGACAGATATCTCATTTATCCTTCATCCAATATCAGCGTAGCAGTGGCAAAGGGTGATGATCTCTTTATGGTGGTATGTAAAGATGCCCAGCAAAAAAGTCTCGAAGCAATCGATGAGTGGGTACGAAATTTGAAAAATAGAGATTATAGTGCAGAAGAGCTGAGCGGTTCCACTTTTGGAATCAGCAATCTTGGAATGTTTGGAATCAAAAGATTTAGTGCAATGATCAATAAAAAAGACTCTGGCATTGCAGCTTTTGGAACACTCTACGATGGAAAAATAGATGTCACCTTTACATTTGATCATAGAATCCTAAATGGGGTTGATGCAGCAAAATTTGTGAGTGATCTCAAAAATAGCTTTAAAGGAAACGGATGA
- a CDS encoding NAD(P)/FAD-dependent oxidoreductase, which translates to MKDIIFIGGGLNYAGAVVAAKNGLNVMLIEQNLEHIGGTCLNNGCIPSKHLLHLAETEVKLRQKPFTRHKDRLNLKIAVEEKDEIVQKAHKSIQMQCSSAGVELIEGKGYLVAPGKVEVDNQTYSAKYIVIGTGSLPFIPEGIEYDKEAIITSDEVLNLKEFPSSIAIYGSGAIGVEMASFFAACGVETTLIFRHEHISNKIHPTLLENLEKGLEKLGVTLMRNTSVLEAKAHNKKAKIVTDKDVYEFDKLLVATGRRPNVDVIKTDAVKIEKGIVTDEYFQTNLPNHFAIGDCNAKLMLAHSARAQALNVVQNILGKKERLNLNNIPKFFYTLPLQYAAIGLTKTSLQKRDIEYKESFFPLSALALSHLTDATEGGIVLYADKENFLIGAEILAPHAEELIGILSATLVAEMDVKRALQSVYAHPTFSEAIDRALRRF; encoded by the coding sequence ATGAAAGACATTATATTTATAGGAGGAGGACTCAATTACGCCGGAGCCGTGGTTGCGGCAAAAAATGGACTTAATGTGATGCTGATTGAGCAAAATTTAGAACATATCGGAGGAACATGCCTTAATAACGGATGTATTCCATCCAAACATCTTTTACATCTGGCTGAGACGGAAGTGAAACTCAGACAAAAACCATTTACAAGACACAAAGATAGACTCAATCTCAAAATTGCCGTGGAAGAAAAAGACGAAATTGTCCAAAAAGCGCACAAATCGATCCAGATGCAATGCAGCAGTGCCGGAGTGGAGCTGATTGAGGGAAAAGGTTATCTTGTGGCTCCTGGCAAAGTTGAGGTTGATAATCAAACCTACAGCGCAAAATATATAGTCATCGGTACTGGCTCATTACCTTTTATTCCCGAAGGGATCGAATATGATAAAGAAGCGATCATTACAAGCGATGAGGTGCTCAACTTAAAAGAGTTCCCCTCTTCTATCGCCATTTATGGAAGTGGTGCAATTGGCGTAGAGATGGCAAGCTTTTTTGCAGCATGCGGAGTTGAAACGACGCTTATTTTTAGGCATGAACATATCTCCAATAAAATCCACCCAACACTCTTGGAAAATCTTGAAAAAGGTCTGGAAAAACTGGGTGTAACATTGATGAGAAACACCTCAGTACTAGAAGCAAAAGCACACAATAAAAAAGCTAAAATAGTCACTGACAAAGATGTCTATGAATTTGATAAACTGCTCGTTGCTACAGGGCGTCGACCAAATGTTGATGTGATTAAAACGGATGCGGTAAAAATAGAAAAAGGGATTGTTACTGATGAGTATTTTCAAACGAACCTGCCAAACCATTTTGCTATAGGCGACTGTAACGCCAAACTGATGCTTGCACATTCCGCAAGAGCGCAGGCTCTGAATGTAGTGCAAAATATTCTTGGAAAAAAAGAGCGGCTAAATCTCAATAATATTCCAAAATTTTTCTACACCCTACCCTTACAATATGCAGCTATCGGCTTAACAAAAACTTCATTGCAAAAAAGAGATATCGAATATAAAGAATCCTTTTTTCCTTTATCAGCCCTTGCTCTTTCACACCTAACAGATGCTACAGAAGGCGGGATAGTTTTGTATGCTGACAAAGAAAATTTTTTGATAGGAGCTGAAATTTTGGCTCCTCATGCCGAGGAGCTCATTGGGATTTTGAGTGCAACACTAGTAGCTGAAATGGATGTAAAACGTGCGTTACAATCGGTCTATGCACATCCAACTTTTTCTGAAGCAATAGATAGAGCTTTGAGGAGATTTTAA